One stretch of Diabrotica undecimpunctata isolate CICGRU chromosome 5, icDiaUnde3, whole genome shotgun sequence DNA includes these proteins:
- the Dad1 gene encoding dolichyl-diphosphooligosaccharide--protein glycosyltransferase subunit DAD1: MAQVTKIISKFYNEYQSKTSKKLKVIDAYLFYILLTGVIQFVYCLLVGTFPFNSFLSGFISNVSCFVLAVCLRLQVNPENKSQFSGISPERGFADFIFAHIVLHLVVMNFIG; encoded by the exons ATGGCCCAGGTTactaaaataatttctaaattttatAATGAATACCAAAGTAAAACTTCAAAGAAGTTAAAAGTAATTGACGCGTATCTGTTCTATATTTTATTAACCGGCGTTAtccaatttgtttattgtttgctAGTTGGTACATTcccatttaattcttttcttagCGGATTTATCTCCAATGTCAGCTGCTTCGTCCTGGCCG tATGTCTTAGACTTCAAGTAAATCCAGAGAATAAAAGTCAGTTTAGTGGAATTAGCCCAGAAAGAGGATTTGCTGATTTCATTTTTGCCCATATTGTACTTCATTTAGTAGTTATGAATTTCATTGGCTAA